The region CTCGACGAGCGCGTGCCAGGCCGTCTCCATCAGGTCGGCCAGCTCCTGGACCATACGCATCGGGTCCTTCAACAGCGACCGGCCCCGGAACGACTCGAGGGCGCCGGGAGTGTCCGCGAGCGACCTCGCGGCCTCCTCGCGGGCCGCCTCGGGGTCGGCCGTGCGGACCGCCGCGATCTCCTCCTCGAAGGTGGCCGCAGGACCGATCGGGGGCGGGCAGAGCCAGTCGGGGCAGTAGCCGCGCTGCGGCATCAGCAGCCACAGCGGCGCGAGGTCGAGTCCGGCGGCGGCCGCGCGGATACGGCGCAGCCAGTGCGCGTGGTAGCCGTGCCGCGCGGGACGGTTGAGCGTGCGGACCGCCTCCTGCGTCTCCCACAGGGGCGACACCGCGAAACGGCAGTTGAGGAGGTCGTCCTCCCCGAAGTGCAGAAGGGAAGGCAAGGAAAGGCACCCCCTGAAGCCTGAAGATTCGGCTGGAGCCGAAACTCTACGGGTCGGCCCCGACGGGTGAGCACGCTGTTGCCCATGCCGGAAGCAGACATGGCGGAGACGAAGGCCACAACGACGCTCCCCGACCCACCGACCACCCCACCGAACGCGCCCGAAGCCACGGGCTACGGCCGGGTCTTCGCCGTACGGGAGTTCCGCGCCGTCTTCGCCGCCCACGCGTTCTCGCTGCTCGGGCTGGTGGTCAGCGAGCTCGCCCTGTCCGTCCTGGTCTACGACCTGACGGGCTCGCCCCTGATGAGCGCCCTGACGTTCGCCCTCGGCTTCCTCCCGTACCTCGTCGGCGGCACCCTCCTCGCCGGCGCCGCGGACCGCTTCCCGGCCCGCCGGGTCCTCGTGGTGTGCGACCTGGTGTGCGCGGGCTGCGTGGCCGTCATGGTGGTGCCGGGCGCGCCCATCGCCGTACTGCTGGCCATGCGCTGCGCGCTCGCCGTCGTCTCACCGCTCTTCCAGGGGGCGCGGACGGCGACGCTGACCGACGTCCTCGGCGACGGCGACCTGTTCGTACTGGGCCGCTCCTTGCTGCGCATCGTCTCGCAGGGCGCGCTGCTCGCCGGGTTCGGGCTCGGCGGCGTGCTGCTCACCGTCGTGTCACCGCGCGGCGCGCTGCTCATCACGGTGTGCACCTTCCTGACCTCCGCCGCGGTGCTGCGCTTCGGCACCCGGCGACGGCCCGCGCGGGCCCGTCACGAAGGCGCGCTGGTGCGGGACTCGCTCCACGGAACCCGCAGGATCCTCGCCGACCGGCGTGTACGGGCCCTGCTCCTGCTGTTCTGGGTGCCGCCGATGTTCGCCGTCGCGCCGGAGGCGCTGGCCGCGCCCTACGCCGACGGGCTCGGCGCCGGATCGGCCGGGCTCGGCCTGCTGATGTGCGCCCTGCCGGTCGGCACGATCGCGGGGGAGCTGTACGCGGGTTCGAGGCTGAGGCCCGCCACCCGCACCCGGCTCGCCCTCCCGCTCGTCTGCGTCACCCTGCTGCCGTACGTCGGTTACGTCCTGCGGCCGGACCTCGGCTGGTCGCTGGCCCTGCTGCTGCTCGCGGGCACCGGATCCGCGTACTCGCTCGGCCTGGACCAGTGGTTCGTGCGGGCCGTGCCCGAGGAGCTGCGAGGGCGGGCGATGACGCTGAACACCGCCGGTCTGATGACCGTCCAGGGGGTGGGGATGGCGCTGTCGGGGGTGGCGGCGGAGTTCGCCGGAGTGCGGGCGACCGTCGCGGGCGCGGGGGTGCTGGGCACCGTCTGCTGCGTACTGCTGGCGGTGGAGGCGCGGCGTACGGAAGGGGCCGCGACCCCCGTCGTAGAGGGGTCCGGGACCGAAAGGCGAGACGGGGCTGACCAGCATATGACCGGCGGGTAAGGTCTTATGCCGTGCCGAAGCCGCTCAGCCTTGCCTTCGATCCCATCGCCCGTGCCGACGAACTCTGGAAGCAGCGCTGGGGATCCGTGCCGTCCATGGCCGCGATCACCTCGATCATGCGCGCGCACCAGATCCTGCTCGCCGAGGTCGACGCGGTCGTCAAGCCGTACGGACTCACCTTCGCGCGCTACGAGGCACTGGTCCTGCTCACCTTCTCCAAGGCCGGCGAGCTCCCGATGTCCAAGATCGGCGAGCGCCTCATGGTGCACCCGACCTCCGTCACGAACACCGTGGACCGGCTGGTGAAGTCCGGGCTCGTCGACAAGCGGCCCAACCCCAACGACGGGCGCGGCACGCTCGCCTCCATCACCGAGAAGGGCCGTGAGGTCTGCGACGCGGCGACCCGCGACCTGATGGCGATGGACTTCGGGCTCGGGGCCTACGACTCCGAGGAGTGCGCGGAGATCTTCGCGATGCTGCGGCCCCTGCGCATCGCCGCGAGCGACTTCGACGAGGAATAGACGAGGGACAGAGAAAGGGACGAGCGGAGGTACAGGGGCGCGCCGGGGCAGGGGTGCTCGTAGATCGCGCAAATGGGGTCGTTACGCTCATCCCCATGAAGAAGAGCGTGCTGACCCGCTACCGCGTGATGGCCTACGTCACCGGTGTGCTGCTGGTCCTGCTGACCCTCGGTGTGATCGCCAAGTACGTGCTCGACATGAACGGTGCCGTGGACTTCACCCGCGTCGTCGCCATCGCGCACGGCTGGCTGTACGTCGTCTACCTGGTCTTCGCCTTCGACCTGGGCGCCAAGGCGAAGTGGCCGGTGGGCAAGCAGCTGTGGGTGCTGCTCGCGGGGACCATTCCGACGGCCGCGTTCTTCGTGGAGCGGAAGGTCACCCAGGAGCTGGAGTCGAAGATCGCGGAGGACTCTCCGGCGGTCGTCAAGGCGTAACCCCTGCCGCCACGGGAGTGGTCCGTGGCGGTTTGCCATCGACATTTAGTAGGACGTCCTAGTAAATTCGAAGCATGGACGCTGACGCCATCGAAGAGGGCCGCCGACGCTGGCAGGCCCGGTACGACACCTCGCGCAAGCGTGAGGCCGACTTCACCACGCTCTCCGGTGATCCGGTGGAGCCGGTGTACGGGCCACGGCCGGGGGACAGGTACGACGGCTTCGAGCGGATCGGCTGGCCCGGCGAGTACCCGTTCACCCGCGGCCTGTACCCGACCGGCTACCGAGGGCGTACGTGGACGATCCGCCAGTTCGCCGGGTTCGGGAACGCGGAGCAGACGAACGAGCGCTACAAGATGATCCTTGCCGCGGGCGGCGGCGGACTGTCGGTCGCCTTCGACATGCCGACGCTCATGGGGCGCGACTCCGACGATCCGCGCTCCCTCGGCGAGGTCGGGCACTGCGGGGTCGCGATCGACTCGGCGGCCGACATGGAGGTCCTGTTCAAGGACATCCCGCTGGGTGACGTCACGACGTCGATGACCATCAGCGGACCGGCCGTACCCGTCTTCTGCATGTACCTGGTCGCGGCGGAACGGCAGGGGATCGACCCGTCCGTCCTGAACGGCACCCTCCAGACCGACATCTTCAAGGAGTACATCGCCCAGAAGGAGTGGCTCTTCCAGCCCGAGCCGCACCTGCGCCTCATCGGCGACCTGATGGAGCACTGCGCCGCGAAGATCCCCGCGTACAAGCCGCTGTCCGTCTCCGGCTACCACATCCGGGAGGCCGGCTCCACGGCCGCGCAGGAGCTGGCGTACACGCTGGCGGACGGGTTCGGCTACGTCGAGCTGGGGCTCTCGCGCGGCCTCGACGTGGACGTCTTCGCCCCCGGCCTCTCCTTCTTCTTCGACGCGCACCTCGACTTCTTCGAAGAGATCGCCAAGTTCCGGGCGGCGCGGCGGATCTGGGCGCGGTGGATGCGGGACGTGTACGGGGCGAAGTCGGACAAGGCGCAGTGGCTGCGCTTCCACACGCAGACCGCGGGTGTCTCGCTGACGGCGCAGCAGCCGTACAACAACGTCGTGCGTACGGCGGTGGAGGCGCTCGCGGCCGTTCTGGGCGGCACGAACTCCCTCCACACCAACGCGCTGGACGAGACGCTCGCGCTGCCGTCCGAGCAGGCCGCCGAGATCGCCCTGCGGACGCAGCAGGTACTGATGGAGGAGACGGGCGTCGCCAACGTCGCCGACCCGCTGGGCGGTTCCTGGTACGTCGAGCAGCTCACCGACCGGATCGAGGCCGACGCGGAGAAGATCTTCGAGCAGATCAAGGAGCGGGGGCTGCGGGCGCATCCCGACGGGCAGCACCCGATCGGTCCCATCACCTCCGGCATCCTTCGGGGCATCGAGGACGGCTGGTTCACCGGGGAGATCGCCGAGTCGGCGTTCCAGTACCAGCGGGCGTTGGAGAAGGGTGACAAGCGGGTCGTGGGCGTGAACGTCCATCACGGGTCCGTGACCGGGGATCTGGAGATCCTGCGGGTCAGTCACGAAGTGGAGCGGGAGCAGGTACGGGAGTTGGGAGTGCGGCGGGGTGGGCGCGACGACGCGCGCGTACGGGCCTCGCTGGACGCGATGCTTGCCGCTGCGCGGGACGGGTCGAACATGATCGTGCCCATGCTGGAGGCGGTGCGGGCCGAGGCTACGCTCGGCGAGATCTGTGACGTGCTCCGGGACGAGTGGGGGGTGTACACGGAACCGGCGGGCTTCTGACCCGCCGGGGCTGCGCCCCGGACCCCGGGCGTCCTTCTTTGTCCGCGGGTGCGTGGGGGCTGGTCGCGCAGTTCCCCGCGCCCCTGGGGCCGGGGCTGCGCCCCGGATCCCGCGCCCGCCCGGTTCGTTTGGCTGCGGGCCGGTGGGGGCTGGGCGCGCAGTTCCCCGCGCCCCTAAGACGGGGCTGCGCCCCGGGTACCCCGGTTGGCCAGGTGTCTTGTCCGCTCGGCTGTTCAGGGGGTGGGGGGTGTGGCTGTCAGGCCCAGGAGGAGGACCTGGGTGAATGCTCGGACCCACTCCTCGTCCGCGGGCTCCCCGCTGACGAGAGTGCGATGCACCACCGCCCCCGCGACCACGTCGAAGATGAGGTCCGCCGTACGCGCGGCGGCCTCGGGGTCGGACTCCGGAGGGAGTTCGCCGCGCGCGGTGGCCCGGGCGCGCCCCTCCACGACGAGCCGCTTCTGGCGGTCGACGATGGACGTGCGGATGCGTTCGCGCAGCGGCTCGTCACGGGTCGACTCGGCCACCACCGCCATCAGGGCCGTCGCGGTCTCGGGCCGGTTCAGGAGCGCCGCGAACTGAAGCACCACGCCCTCGATGTCGGCGGCGAGGCTCCCGCGGTCGGGGAGTTCCAGTTCGTCGAAGAGGACGGCCACCGCGTCGACCACGAGCTCGTTCTTGCCCGCCCAGCGACGGTAGAGGGTCGTCTTGGCGACCCCGGCCCGGGTCGCCACGTCCCCCAACGTCAGCTTGGACCAGCCCAGTTCGACCAGCGCCGCCCGCGTCGCCTGCAGGATCGCGGCGTCCGCGGCAGCGCTGCGCGGGCGTCCCGTGCGGGGGGTGGTGGCGCGACTCTGCATGTCAGGACCTTATCCGCCGCCCCGGCCGGCCAAATCAGGCGGTTGTGTGAAGTCGTGAGGGAGATCACCGGGGTATGGCGGACAGGGGACCCACGGGACAGTTACGCTACGAGCCGTAGCGAAAGCTCGTACATGGTGACTCGTGGACGGGCGACAACCATGGGCGTCAGGTGGGGACCCGGCGCCCGACAGCACGGATCGAGTCGGGTCGCGTCGTAAAGCGGCCCGGCTTTCACAGCGCTTTTCACACGTGCGCGAGGAAGGGGGAGGATGTACTCATGCAGCCACGGAACATGTCCATGAGCGGAGTCGTCGACCTCGCCGCGGTGAAGGCGGCCCAGGAGGCCAAGGCGAAGGCGGAGCAGGCGCGCGCCGAAGCCGCCAGGCAGGGCGACGGAGGCGGGGCCGTCTCTCCCGCCGGCCTCGTCATCGATGTCGACGAGGCGGGATTCGAGCGCGAAGTCCTTCAGCGGTCCACCGAGGTTCCGGTCGTCATCGACTTCTGGGCCGAGTGGTGCGAGCCCTGCAAGCAGTTGAGCCCGGTGCTCGAACGGCTTGCCGTCGAGTACAACGGACGGTTCGTCCTTGCCAAGATCGATGTCGACGCCAACCAGATGTTGATGCAGCAGTTCGGGATCCAGGGGATCCCGGCCGTGTTCGCCGTCGTGGCGGGGCAGGCTCTGCCGCTCTTCCAGGGTGCGGCCGCGGAGGCGCAGATCCGCGGGACCCTCGACCAGCTCGTCGAGGTCGCCGAGCAGCGCTTCGGCCTGACCGGCCTGACGGTCGACCCCGACGCCGATCCCGGCAGCGCCCCGGAGGTGCACGAGGCGCCGGCAGGGCCCTACGACGCACTCCTGGAGGCCGCTGTGCAGGCCCTGGACGCGGGTGACTTCGGCGGCGCGGTACAGGCCTACAAGAACGTGCTGAGCGACGACCCGGGCAACACGGAGGCCAGGCTCGGCCTCGCGCAGGCCGAGTTGCTGCAGCGTGTGCAGGGTGCCGACCCGCTCCAGGTGCGCAAGGACGCCGCCGAGAAGCCCAAGGACGTAGCGGCGCAGATCGCGGCCGCGGACCTCGACCTGGTGGGCGGGCACGTCGAAGACGCGTTCGGGCGGCTCATCGACACGGTGCAGCGCACGGCGGGCGACGACCGGGATGCCGTACGGCTGAGGCTGTTGGAGCTCTTCGAGGTCGTGGGTGGCGACGATCCGCGGGTGATCGCGGCGCGCCGGGCGCTGGCGCGGGCGCTGTTCTGATCGGCTCCCGGACCCGGCTCCGCCCGGTGTGCTGACCTGTTCCTAAACGCCGGGGCGTGTGATGCCCAGGTGAAAGATTGGCCGAGAGAGCGGCAGGTGGCCGCGCTTTACCAAAACTTGGTAAACGCGGCCGCTGTTACTGGGAGTAAGTCGGGGGCGTTGATCTGTCGGATTCTGTCCGCGGATCAACTGTTTTGGTGTCCCCCTCGGGGCAACCCAGAGTTGCCGACCGATACCGCCGGGTCGTTGTTCGGTTATCCGGCCGTTACTAGCCAGTAACGAACCCCCTTGTGCGGGCGGCCAGAATGCACCACGATCGGCGACGCTCGGTCCATTCCCCCTACCCCGACAGCCAATCGGGTCAAGGGGTTTTCTGGGTCCCCACCGAGTAGGGGCGGCGGCAGTGGCGCCGGCCCTTGGACAGGGGGGTCTCTGCCGTTCGGCGGAGCCTGTCCAGCAGGTTGTGCGTGATGTGTGTCAGGCGCGACCAGTGGTTGTCGCTCGGGGGTGATCGCCGGTGATGTCGGGCGCAGTTGGCGCTCGACGAGTACGGGCGCTCTCCTTCCCGAGGACGTAGCACTTCTCCCATCCCTGCCCGGCTGAGCCGCCGACATGGGGCAGTCAGGGCCAGGAGATGTACGTCCGAGAAGGAGGAAATATGGAGTCCCAGGTGCGTGGCGGGACCAGATGGAAGCGGTTCGCGGTCGTGATGGTGCCCAGCGTGGCCGCCACGGCAGCGATAGGTGTCGCCCTCGCGCAGGGCGCTCTCGCCGCATCGTTCAGTGTGTCGGGTCAGTCGTTCAAGGTGACGGCGGACTCGCTCCACGGAGAAGGCTTCTCGCAGTACGGAGCCATCGACTCGGGGTACACCCTCGACGGTCAGAAGACGGCTCACCCCGTCGCGGTCTCGGCGTTCAAGTCCGCGTCGATCACCAACATGTGCCAGTCCGTGGTCACCCCGAACATCCCGCTGCTCGGATCGGTCAGTCTGGTCCTGAAGGCGGGCGGCGGTGGCACTCCGGTCCAGGCCGAGAACCTGTACATCGACGTCGAGGACCTGCAGGCTGACGCGGTGTTCCACAACATCGACATCGGTGTTGCGGCCAAGGACGCCAGCAAGGGTCCCGGCATCTCCAAGGGTGACCAGGCGAACCCTTACGGATTCGCCCAGCAGGCCGAATCGGCCGACCTGACCGATGTGAAGCAGACGGCGTGGGCGACCACCGCCGGTACGTTCAAGCTCAGCGGCCTGAAGATGTCGCTGTCCAAGGGCGTCAAGGAGTGCTACTAGGCACTCCAGGGGCGGGCGGGGGAGCCGGCAGCTGCCCCGCCCGCCCCACCTTTTTCCGCAGTACGTGAACTACTCAAGCGCGTACGCCACACAGTAAAGCCGTTCCAGGGAGCCGTTTCCATGAGCGCCGAGTCACCCGGGCAGAGCGAGCACTATCTCCAAGTCTTCCGGCGGAACTTCCGTACCTGGAGGGGCGATCGCCCGTTCTGGGCCGGCTTGTTCATCCTGCTCGGCGGCTTCCCCATCGCCTACTTCCCGTATGCGAACCTCCAGATCGGCCATCTGACGCTGGCGATGTCCACCACCGCCGGCGCCGGCTCCCTGATCATCGGCGTGCTGCTCTGGGTCCTGGGCATCAGTCTCTGGTTCCAGAAGCACGTACGGACCTTCGCCGGGGTCGCGGCGATCCTGCTCGCGCTGGTCTCCATCCCGGTGTCCAACCTCGGTGGCTTCCTCATCGGCTTCCTCTTCGCCATGACCGGCGGCGCGATGGCGGTCTCCTGGGTTCCTGGAGAGCCCGGCGAGGAGCAGCGCGCGCCGGTGCACAAGAGCGAGGGCGGCGCCCCGGGCGCCCCCGACACCACCCCGAACACCCCGAATACCCCGCACCTGCCGCAGAGCCCGGAGTCCAAGGGCATCCAGCACGGTGCCGACAGCGCGGGCCCCGCGGTCGCCGACGAGTCGGGCGAGCCGAAGGACCTGTCAGGAATGAGCTCCGCTCACGGGGCGAACGGGAGGCACAGTGCCGGCTGACGAGGTGACCCGCGGGACCGAGGTGGAGGAGTCCCGGGTGAGATCCGGGCCGCGCCACGCGGCCCCGAGGAAGCCGCTGTTCACCAGGTTCCATGTGCCCGCGGGCAAGGCCGTCGCCATCGCGGCGATGCCGACCGCGGTCCTCATGGGGATGGGGTTCACGCCGACACTCGCCCGGGCCGACGACCACTCGCCCGCCAAGAGCCTGACCGCCGACGAGTACCAGAAGTGCGTCGAGGCCGTGGACGGCAAGGACACGTCGGCCAGCCCGACTCCGTCCGCTTCGGCCTCCTCCTCTTCCTCGGCGAGCGCCTCCGCGTCCGCCGACAAGCCGGAGCCGACCCCCTCGGCCAGCACGTCCTCGTCGCCGGACAAGACCTCTTCGTCGGATTCAGGTTCCGACGACAAGGCCGGGTCCACGCCGACGCCGTCCGCGAGCAAGTCGGCGCAGAGCAGTGGCGGTGGCAGCACTTCGGCGGCGACCCCGTCGGCGTCCGCGAGCAGCGGGGGCGACCTGCTGGGCACCATCGGCGACGCGATCACGGGCATCCTCACCGGCGGCAGCGACTCCACGTCGAGCGCCACCGCGAGCCCCACGCCGTCCGCTTCCGCGTCCGCCTCGGCGAGCGCGACCAAGGACACCGGCGACAAGACCACGTCCGACACGATCAAGGACACCACCGGCAAGGTCGCCGACACGGTCAAGAACACCGTGAAGGACACGACCGACACGGCGACCAAGGCGGCCGAGGACACCACCAAGGCGGTCAAGGACGCGACCGACGCGGTCACCTCGTCCCCCAGCCCGTCCGCGAGCTCCACCACCGACGCGGCGAACTGCCCGGTCGCCACCGACGCCGAAGGCGGCGTCGACAACCCGGTGACCCTGCCCGACGACCCCTGGTACCTGAACGCCAGTTCGCTGCTCCTCAAGGGCGCGGACTACCAGGGCATCGTGAAGGTGAAGACCGCCAACGGCACCGTCAAGAAGGTCCTGAAGTACGTCATCTCCGACGGCACCGACATCGGCGACCTGCACCAGACGGTGAACGACAAGCAGTCCGGCAAGACGTACCACGTGCAGGCCGGCAGCGGTACGACGTCCACCATCCGTAACGGCAAGACGGTGATGTACACCGAGAGCATCTCCGGCAACCTGCTCGGCCTGATCCCGATCACGTTCAGCCCGGACAACCCGCCGCCGCTGAACATCCCGCTGATCTACTTCACGAAGGTGAAGGTCGTCCAGGCCGGCCAGTTCGGTGGCACGCTGACCATCCCCGGGCTCCACCAGTACGTGACCGGCTGACGGCCGGTTGCGACCAAGACCCGTTCGGGAGCCGCACAGGGCTGTGGCCCGGTTCCTCCGCACGAGCGGAGGAACCGGGCCACAGCCCTGAACGGAGCGGAGCGGAACAGCTCGGCGGGGAAGCGCGCGCGGCGGCGGGGGTGATGTTCTGATGAGTGGCCTCTTCGACGGGCTGGACCGGCTCGACCTGGACGCGCACGCGCGTCGTTGGTCGCCGGCGGGTACGGACGACGCCTCTGGGGACGTGAGCCAATGGATGGCCGCGGCCCAGCAGTTCACCGCCCGCATCCAGGCGGACCCGGCCGGGGTGAGCGACGAGCAGTGGCGGGCGATCGCCGAGGCGTGGCCGGCCCTGCTGGCGGCCGCCGAGCGTGCGACCGGCACGCAGCGCAACGAATGGCTGTTGCGCGACCTGTGGCTCAGGTCCTGGCTGCTGGAGAAGGTGGGGCCGCGTGCGGATGTCCCCCTGTTCGATCCCGGACCCGTGCTCGAACGAGCGCTGGACGCCATGCCGATGAGCCCGGAGGAGGCAGCCGAGCTCGCCCCGCGGTGGCGTGAGCTGGAGCATGCGCAGATGCGTGCGCTCCGGATGATCCGACAGCTGCTCGCGCCCCCGCGCGCCCTGGCCCCGCTCCTTGCGGATCATCCGCGGTGGAGCGAGTTCGAGGCGTATCAGCGGTTGGCCGGCGCGCTGCCGTGAACCGCCCGTGATCATCGAACACTGAGGGCGCCCCCTGTCCCAGGAGGCGCCCTCAGTGGCGTACGGGCACGGGGGCCGCGGGTCAGGCGGTGCGGCCGCTCTCGCCCAGGTGGTGCACCCGGACCATGTTGGTGGTGCCGGGGACGCCGGGGGGCGAGCCGGCGGTCATCACGACGATGTCGCCGTCGTTGAACCGCTTGAGCTTCTGGAGCTCGTGGTCGACGAGGTCGACCATCTCGTCGGTGCTCTTCACGAACGGCACGACGTGCGACTCGACGCCCCAGCTCAGCGCGAGCTGGTTGCGGGTGCCCTCGTCGGTGGTGAAGGCCAGGATCGGCTGGGCCGCGCGATAGCGGGAGAGCCGGCGGGCGGTGTCACCGGACTTGGTGAAGGCGACCAGACCCTTGCCGCCGAGGAAGTCGGCGATCTCGCAGGCGGCACGGGCGACCGAACCACCCTGCGTGCGCGGCTTCTTGCCGGGGACCAGGGGCTGCAGACCCTTGGAGAGGAGCTCCTCCTCCGCCGCCACGACGATCTTCGACATCGTCTTGACCGTCTCGATCGGGTACGCGCCCACGCTGGACTCGGCCGAGAGCATGACCGCGTCGGCGCCGTCGAGGATCGCGTTGGCGACGTCGGAGGCCTCGGCGCGGGTCGGGCGGGAGTTGGTGATCATCGACTCCATCATCTGGGTCGCGACGATCACCGGCTTGGCGTTGCGGCGGCACAGCTCCACGAGGCGCTTCTGCACCATCGGGACCTTCTCGAGCGGGTACTCGACGGCCAGGTCGCCACGGGCCACCATGACGGCGTCGAACGCCGCGACGACGGCCTCCATGTTCTCGACCGCCTGCGGCTTCTCGACCTTGGCGATGACGGGGACCCGGCGGCCCTCCTCGTCCATCACCTTGTGCACGTCGTTCACGTCGTTGGCGTCACGCACGAAGGACAGGGCGACCATGTCGCAGCCCATCCGCAGCGCGAAGCGCAGGTCCTCGACGTCCTTCTCGGACAGCGCCGGCACGTTCACGGCCGTACCGGGCAGGTTGATGCCCTTGTGGTCCGAGATCACACCGCCCTCGATGACGACCGTCTTGACGCGGGAACCGTCGACCTCGACGACCTTCAGCTCGACGTTGCCGTCGTTGATGAGGATCGGGTCGCCCTTGGAGACGTCACCGGGCAGGCCCTTGTAGGTCGTGCCGCAGATGTGCTTGTCGCCGGGCACGTCCTCGGTGGTGATGGTGAACTCGTCACCGCGCACCAGCTCGACGGGTCCCTCGGCGAAGGTCTCCAGACGGATCTTCGGGCCCTGCAGGTCGGCGAGGACACCGATGGCCTTGCCGGTCTCGGCCGCGGCGGCCCGGACCCGGTCGTAGCGGCTCTGGTGCTCGGCCTGTGTGCCGTGGCTGAAGTTGAAGCGGGCCACGTTCATGCCGGCTTCGATCAGCGCGACGAGCTGCTCGTGGGAGTCGACCGCGGGGCCGAGAGTACAGACGATTTTCGAACGGCGCATAGGGCGATCCTATCGGTTTGTTTCGCTACGGAATATTCCGTCT is a window of Streptomyces sp. NBC_00271 DNA encoding:
- a CDS encoding MFS transporter is translated as MAETKATTTLPDPPTTPPNAPEATGYGRVFAVREFRAVFAAHAFSLLGLVVSELALSVLVYDLTGSPLMSALTFALGFLPYLVGGTLLAGAADRFPARRVLVVCDLVCAGCVAVMVVPGAPIAVLLAMRCALAVVSPLFQGARTATLTDVLGDGDLFVLGRSLLRIVSQGALLAGFGLGGVLLTVVSPRGALLITVCTFLTSAAVLRFGTRRRPARARHEGALVRDSLHGTRRILADRRVRALLLLFWVPPMFAVAPEALAAPYADGLGAGSAGLGLLMCALPVGTIAGELYAGSRLRPATRTRLALPLVCVTLLPYVGYVLRPDLGWSLALLLLAGTGSAYSLGLDQWFVRAVPEELRGRAMTLNTAGLMTVQGVGMALSGVAAEFAGVRATVAGAGVLGTVCCVLLAVEARRTEGAATPVVEGSGTERRDGADQHMTGG
- a CDS encoding MarR family winged helix-turn-helix transcriptional regulator; translated protein: MPKPLSLAFDPIARADELWKQRWGSVPSMAAITSIMRAHQILLAEVDAVVKPYGLTFARYEALVLLTFSKAGELPMSKIGERLMVHPTSVTNTVDRLVKSGLVDKRPNPNDGRGTLASITEKGREVCDAATRDLMAMDFGLGAYDSEECAEIFAMLRPLRIAASDFDEE
- a CDS encoding DUF3817 domain-containing protein is translated as MKKSVLTRYRVMAYVTGVLLVLLTLGVIAKYVLDMNGAVDFTRVVAIAHGWLYVVYLVFAFDLGAKAKWPVGKQLWVLLAGTIPTAAFFVERKVTQELESKIAEDSPAVVKA
- a CDS encoding acyl-CoA mutase large subunit family protein, whose protein sequence is MDADAIEEGRRRWQARYDTSRKREADFTTLSGDPVEPVYGPRPGDRYDGFERIGWPGEYPFTRGLYPTGYRGRTWTIRQFAGFGNAEQTNERYKMILAAGGGGLSVAFDMPTLMGRDSDDPRSLGEVGHCGVAIDSAADMEVLFKDIPLGDVTTSMTISGPAVPVFCMYLVAAERQGIDPSVLNGTLQTDIFKEYIAQKEWLFQPEPHLRLIGDLMEHCAAKIPAYKPLSVSGYHIREAGSTAAQELAYTLADGFGYVELGLSRGLDVDVFAPGLSFFFDAHLDFFEEIAKFRAARRIWARWMRDVYGAKSDKAQWLRFHTQTAGVSLTAQQPYNNVVRTAVEALAAVLGGTNSLHTNALDETLALPSEQAAEIALRTQQVLMEETGVANVADPLGGSWYVEQLTDRIEADAEKIFEQIKERGLRAHPDGQHPIGPITSGILRGIEDGWFTGEIAESAFQYQRALEKGDKRVVGVNVHHGSVTGDLEILRVSHEVEREQVRELGVRRGGRDDARVRASLDAMLAAARDGSNMIVPMLEAVRAEATLGEICDVLRDEWGVYTEPAGF
- a CDS encoding TetR/AcrR family transcriptional regulator codes for the protein MQSRATTPRTGRPRSAAADAAILQATRAALVELGWSKLTLGDVATRAGVAKTTLYRRWAGKNELVVDAVAVLFDELELPDRGSLAADIEGVVLQFAALLNRPETATALMAVVAESTRDEPLRERIRTSIVDRQKRLVVEGRARATARGELPPESDPEAAARTADLIFDVVAGAVVHRTLVSGEPADEEWVRAFTQVLLLGLTATPPTP
- a CDS encoding tetratricopeptide repeat protein — its product is MQPRNMSMSGVVDLAAVKAAQEAKAKAEQARAEAARQGDGGGAVSPAGLVIDVDEAGFEREVLQRSTEVPVVIDFWAEWCEPCKQLSPVLERLAVEYNGRFVLAKIDVDANQMLMQQFGIQGIPAVFAVVAGQALPLFQGAAAEAQIRGTLDQLVEVAEQRFGLTGLTVDPDADPGSAPEVHEAPAGPYDALLEAAVQALDAGDFGGAVQAYKNVLSDDPGNTEARLGLAQAELLQRVQGADPLQVRKDAAEKPKDVAAQIAAADLDLVGGHVEDAFGRLIDTVQRTAGDDRDAVRLRLLELFEVVGGDDPRVIAARRALARALF
- a CDS encoding DUF6230 family protein encodes the protein MESQVRGGTRWKRFAVVMVPSVAATAAIGVALAQGALAASFSVSGQSFKVTADSLHGEGFSQYGAIDSGYTLDGQKTAHPVAVSAFKSASITNMCQSVVTPNIPLLGSVSLVLKAGGGGTPVQAENLYIDVEDLQADAVFHNIDIGVAAKDASKGPGISKGDQANPYGFAQQAESADLTDVKQTAWATTAGTFKLSGLKMSLSKGVKECY
- a CDS encoding DUF6114 domain-containing protein, which encodes MSAESPGQSEHYLQVFRRNFRTWRGDRPFWAGLFILLGGFPIAYFPYANLQIGHLTLAMSTTAGAGSLIIGVLLWVLGISLWFQKHVRTFAGVAAILLALVSIPVSNLGGFLIGFLFAMTGGAMAVSWVPGEPGEEQRAPVHKSEGGAPGAPDTTPNTPNTPHLPQSPESKGIQHGADSAGPAVADESGEPKDLSGMSSAHGANGRHSAG
- the pyk gene encoding pyruvate kinase; translation: MRRSKIVCTLGPAVDSHEQLVALIEAGMNVARFNFSHGTQAEHQSRYDRVRAAAAETGKAIGVLADLQGPKIRLETFAEGPVELVRGDEFTITTEDVPGDKHICGTTYKGLPGDVSKGDPILINDGNVELKVVEVDGSRVKTVVIEGGVISDHKGINLPGTAVNVPALSEKDVEDLRFALRMGCDMVALSFVRDANDVNDVHKVMDEEGRRVPVIAKVEKPQAVENMEAVVAAFDAVMVARGDLAVEYPLEKVPMVQKRLVELCRRNAKPVIVATQMMESMITNSRPTRAEASDVANAILDGADAVMLSAESSVGAYPIETVKTMSKIVVAAEEELLSKGLQPLVPGKKPRTQGGSVARAACEIADFLGGKGLVAFTKSGDTARRLSRYRAAQPILAFTTDEGTRNQLALSWGVESHVVPFVKSTDEMVDLVDHELQKLKRFNDGDIVVMTAGSPPGVPGTTNMVRVHHLGESGRTA